A window from Setaria italica strain Yugu1 chromosome VIII, Setaria_italica_v2.0, whole genome shotgun sequence encodes these proteins:
- the LOC101762937 gene encoding TPD1 protein homolog 1B translates to MATALKLLIVALFFSVSLQGTSGERCGTSSIQVQTINTGETASSGDMEFEVEVKNLCSCSVRNVRLDGGGFATTVEVDPAVFRADDGGVYLVNGGGPIESMGAVSFRYAWDHFFQMTPRSLEVDGQC, encoded by the exons ATGGCTACTGCGCTCAAGCTCCTGATTGTTGCTCTCTTCTTCTCCGTTTCTCTTCAAG GTACAAGTGGCGAGCGATGCGGCACGTCCAGCATCCAGGTGCAGACCATCAACACGGGCGAGACGGCGTCCAGCGGCGACATGGAGTTCGAGGTCGAGGTGAAGAACCTGTGCTCGTGCAGCGTCAGGAACGTgcgcctcgacggcggcggcttcgccaCTACGGTGGAGGTGGACCCGGCGGTGTTCCGAGCCGACGACGGAGGCGTCTACCTGGTGAACGGCGGCGGGCCGATCGAGAGCATGGGCGCCGTGAGCTTCCGTTATGCCTGGGACCACTTCTTCCAGATGACTCCCAGGAGCTTGGAGGTCGACGGCCAGTGTTAG